A genomic region of Homo sapiens chromosome 4, GRCh38.p14 Primary Assembly contains the following coding sequences:
- the ANXA5 gene encoding annexin A5 isoform X1, producing the protein MAQVLRGTVTDFPGFDERADAETLRKAMKGLGTDEESILTLLTSRSNAQRQEISAAFKTLFGRDLLDDLKSELTGKFEKLIVALMKPSRLYDAYELKHALKGAGTNEKVLTEIIASRTPEELRAIKQVYEEGSKFPTAKAEVIHVSQL; encoded by the exons GTTCTCAGAGGCACTGTGACTGACTTCCCTGGATTTGATGAGCGGGCTGATGCAGAAACTCTTCGGAAGGCTATGAAAGGCTTGG GCACAGATGAGGAGAGCATCCTGACTCTGTTGACATCCCGAAGTAATGCTCAGCGCCAGGAAATCTCTGCAGCTTTTAAGACTCTGTTTGGCAGG GATCTTCTGGATGACCTGAAATCAGAACTAActggaaaatttgaaaaattaattgtgGCTCTGATGAAACCCTCTCGGCTTTATGATGCTTATGAACTGAAACATGCCTTGAAG GGAGCtggaacaaatgaaaaagtaCTGACAGAAATTATTGCTTCAAGGACACCTGAAGAACTGAGAGCCATCAAACAAGTTTATGAAGAAG GCAGTAAGTTCCCAACCGCTAAGGCAGAAGTGATACATGTATCTCAACTTTGA
- the ANXA5 gene encoding annexin A5, whose translation MAQVLRGTVTDFPGFDERADAETLRKAMKGLGTDEESILTLLTSRSNAQRQEISAAFKTLFGRDLLDDLKSELTGKFEKLIVALMKPSRLYDAYELKHALKGAGTNEKVLTEIIASRTPEELRAIKQVYEEEYGSSLEDDVVGDTSGYYQRMLVVLLQANRDPDAGIDEAQVEQDAQALFQAGELKWGTDEEKFITIFGTRSVSHLRKVFDKYMTISGFQIEETIDRETSGNLEQLLLAVVKSIRSIPAYLAETLYYAMKGAGTDDHTLIRVMVSRSEIDLFNIRKEFRKNFATSLYSMIKGDTSGDYKKALLLLCGEDD comes from the exons GTTCTCAGAGGCACTGTGACTGACTTCCCTGGATTTGATGAGCGGGCTGATGCAGAAACTCTTCGGAAGGCTATGAAAGGCTTGG GCACAGATGAGGAGAGCATCCTGACTCTGTTGACATCCCGAAGTAATGCTCAGCGCCAGGAAATCTCTGCAGCTTTTAAGACTCTGTTTGGCAGG GATCTTCTGGATGACCTGAAATCAGAACTAActggaaaatttgaaaaattaattgtgGCTCTGATGAAACCCTCTCGGCTTTATGATGCTTATGAACTGAAACATGCCTTGAAG GGAGCtggaacaaatgaaaaagtaCTGACAGAAATTATTGCTTCAAGGACACCTGAAGAACTGAGAGCCATCAAACAAGTTTATGAAGAAG AATATGGCTCAAGCCTGGAAGATGACGTGGTGGGGGACACTTCAGGGTACTACCAGCGGATGTTGGTGGTTCTCCTTCAG GCTAACAGAGACCCTGATGCTGGAATTGATGAAGCTCAAGTTGAACAAGATGCTCAG GCTTTATTTCAGGCTGGAGAACTTAAATGGGGGACAGATGAAGAAAAGTTTATCACCATCTTTGGAACACGAAGTGTGTCTCATTTGAGAAAGG tgttTGACAAGTACATGACTATATCAGGATTTCAAATTGAGGAAACCATTGACCGCGAGACTTCTGGCAATTTAGAGCAACTACTCCTTGCTGTTG tgaAATCTATTCGAAGTATACCTGCCTACCTTGCAGAGACCCTCTATTATGCTATGAAG ggagctGGGACAGATGATCATACCCTCATCAGAGTCATGGTTTCCAGGAGTGAGATTGATCTGTTTAACATCAGGAAGGAGTTTAGGAAGAATTTTGCCACCTCTCTTTATTCCATGATTAAG GGAGATACATCTGGGGACTATAAGAAAGCTCTTCTGCTGCTCTGTGGAGAAGATGACTAA